From a single Francisella halioticida genomic region:
- the rdgB gene encoding RdgB/HAM1 family non-canonical purine NTP pyrophosphatase has translation MKEIVLASSNKGKIQEFTKIFAEKNIKIIPQTKFNVLDADETGLSFIENAILKARNCSQHTGLPAIADDSGLEVLSLNGEPGIYSARYSGEHGNDKANIIKLLDKMKKVTCRKARFVCALAYVKHPLDPTPIIALGFLNGEISYTPKGDYGFGYDPIFFITELRKTLAEISPEYKNKISHRATALKNITNDLS, from the coding sequence ATGAAAGAAATAGTTCTTGCATCAAGTAATAAAGGTAAAATACAAGAGTTTACAAAAATTTTTGCTGAAAAAAATATAAAAATAATTCCTCAAACTAAGTTTAATGTCCTAGATGCAGATGAAACTGGCCTTAGCTTTATTGAAAATGCCATTTTAAAAGCACGTAACTGCTCCCAACATACGGGACTTCCTGCAATAGCAGATGACTCAGGATTGGAAGTTCTCTCATTAAACGGTGAACCTGGAATATACTCAGCTAGATACTCAGGCGAACATGGGAATGATAAGGCTAATATAATAAAACTACTAGATAAAATGAAGAAAGTTACTTGTAGGAAAGCTAGGTTTGTATGTGCATTAGCTTATGTTAAACACCCACTAGACCCTACACCAATAATTGCACTAGGATTTCTAAATGGAGAAATTTCATATACTCCTAAAGGCGATTATGGATTTGGTTATGATCCTATCTTTTTCATAACTGAATTAAGAAAAACTTTAGCCGAAATTTCACCTGAGTATAAAAATAAAATTAGCCACAGAGCTACTGCCTTAAAAAATATTACTAATGATTTATCTTAA
- the proC gene encoding pyrroline-5-carboxylate reductase has product MKICFIGSGNMASAMIAGMVAHGYNTQDIVIFDRNEEKCQNLVQKYSIRISNSLVETVKQADVLILAIKPQGMVDLIKEIRDFITAGQIIVTVAAGIETNAYEKLFGKEISFVRTIPNTPSSLGYGATGVYFNNNVNDTSKNLIIDIMKTMGTVTVAEDEKEINVIAAIASSGPAYYFQFMEHMINAAIKRGLGKLQAEKLVAQTCLGAAQMVLNSDGDIATLRKNVTSKKGITFEALKTFEKFDLGNIVDKAIQSNINRAKELTKEFSDSI; this is encoded by the coding sequence ATGAAAATATGTTTTATTGGTAGTGGAAATATGGCATCAGCAATGATTGCTGGTATGGTAGCTCATGGTTATAATACTCAAGATATAGTTATTTTTGATAGGAATGAAGAAAAGTGTCAAAACTTAGTTCAGAAGTATTCCATTAGGATCTCTAACTCTTTGGTAGAAACAGTTAAGCAAGCGGATGTTTTGATATTAGCTATTAAACCACAAGGAATGGTTGATCTAATTAAAGAAATTAGAGATTTTATTACAGCCGGACAAATAATTGTAACAGTTGCAGCAGGAATAGAGACTAATGCATATGAAAAACTCTTTGGCAAAGAAATTTCATTTGTTAGAACAATTCCAAATACACCAAGTAGTCTAGGTTACGGAGCTACTGGAGTATATTTTAATAACAATGTAAATGATACAAGTAAAAACTTGATTATTGATATTATGAAAACTATGGGCACAGTAACTGTAGCTGAGGATGAAAAAGAAATCAATGTTATTGCTGCTATTGCAAGTTCTGGTCCTGCCTATTATTTTCAGTTTATGGAGCATATGATTAATGCAGCCATAAAGAGAGGTTTAGGAAAATTACAAGCAGAGAAATTAGTCGCTCAAACATGTCTAGGAGCAGCGCAAATGGTTTTAAATAGTGATGGAGATATTGCAACTTTAAGGAAAAATGTTACATCGAAAAAAGGTATAACATTTGAAGCGTTAAAGACATTTGAAAAATTTGATCTTGGAAATATTGTAGATAAAGCAATTCAATCAAATATCAACAGGGCAAAAGAGTTAACAAAAGAGTTTAGTGATAGTATATGA